The following are from one region of the Corythoichthys intestinalis isolate RoL2023-P3 chromosome 17, ASM3026506v1, whole genome shotgun sequence genome:
- the sec14l7 gene encoding SEC14-like protein 2 isoform X2, producing MSVGDLSIRQADLLMQFRDRIRDVLPELPAGHDRYLLRWLRARNFNIPKAEAMIRKHVDFRKDMKVDSLIEDWMPPEVIARYLSGGMCGHDKEGSPIWYDLVGPLDPKGLLMSASKQDLMRTKIRNIEMLQRECREQSRKLGINVESITLIYDCEGLGFKHMWKPAIETYGEVCPLSVVSFDPSDGRAGLSQILTMFEDNYPEALKRVFLIKAPKLFPVAYNLIKHFLCEETRSKLIVLGGNWQEVLRQHVDASQLPGVYGGTRTDPDGDPRCRTMINYGGTVPRSFYVQNSIKVQYDAVATVGRGSVMRLEYRVVAPRSLLRWQFASEGSDIGFGVYRRVEGETDDVSPVLPSQRYNAHLVPEDNAITCPEPGVYVLCFDNSYSILRSKRVSYTVEVLPASP from the exons ATGAGCGTAGGAGATTTGAGCATCAGACAAGCCGATTTGCTAATGCAG TTTCGGGACAGAATCCGAGACGTCCTTCCTGAACTTCCCGCTGGACACGACCGCTACCTGCTCCGCTGGCTCCGAG CCCGCAACTTCAACATTCCCAAAGCTGAAGCGATGATTAGGAAG CACGTGGACTTCAGGAAGGACATGAAAGTGGACAGTCTGATCGAGGACTGGATGCCTCCGGAG GTGATCGCGCGCTACCTCTCGGGGGGCATGTGCGGCCACGACAAGGAGGGCAGTCCCATCTGGTACGACCTGGTGGGCCCGCTGGACCCCAAAGGCCTTCTGATGTCGGCTAGCAAGCAGGACTTGATGAGGACTAAGATCAGGAACATCGAGATGCTGCAGAGGGAATGTCGAGAGCAGTCCCGCAAG TTGGGAATCAACGTGGAGTCCATCACGCTGATCTACGACTGCGAGGGCCTGGGCTTCAAGCACATGTGGAAGCCTGCCATCGAGACTTACGGCGAGGTTTGTCCTTTGTCGGTCGTCTCCTTTGACCCGTCTGACGGACGTGCCGGCTTGTCGCAGATCCTCACCATGTTCGAGGACAACTACCCAGAAGCGCTCAAGAGGGTTTTTCTCATAAAAG CTCCCAAACTCTTTCCCGTCGCCTACAACTTGATCAAGCACTTCCTGTGCGAAGAGACGCGAAGCAAGCTGATCGTCCTAGGGG GTAACTGGCAAGAAGTCCTTCGTCAACACGTGGACGCTTCGCAGCTTCCGGGGGTATACGGTGGAACGCGGACCGACCCGGACGGTGACCCTCGCTGCAGAACCATG ATCAACTACGGTGGCACGGTGCCCCGGTCTTTCTACGTCCAGAATTCCATCAAGGTCCAGTACGACGCGGTGGCGACCGTCGGCCGTGGCAGCGTCATGCGGCTGGAGTATCGTGTGGTCGCCCCCCGCAGCCTATTGAG GTGGCAGTTCGCCAGCGAAGGGTCCGACATCGGCTTCGGCGTGTACAGGCGTGTGGAGGGGGAGACGGACGACGTGTCACCAGTGCTTCCCAGTCAGCGCTACAACGCCCACCTGGTGCCAGAAGACAACGCCATCACCTGTCCGGAACCTGGAGTGT ACGTCTTGTGTTTCGACAACAGCTACAGCATCCTGCGGTCCAAGCGGGTCAGCTACACGGTGGAAGTGCTTCCCGCGTCACCCTGA
- the sec14l7 gene encoding SEC14-like protein 2 isoform X1: MSVGDLSIRQADLLMQFRDRIRDVLPELPAGHDRYLLRWLRARNFNIPKAEAMIRKHVDFRKDMKVDSLIEDWMPPEVIARYLSGGMCGHDKEGSPIWYDLVGPLDPKGLLMSASKQDLMRTKIRNIEMLQRECREQSRKLGINVESITLIYDCEGLGFKHMWKPAIETYGEVCPLSVVSFDPSDGRAGLSQILTMFEDNYPEALKRVFLIKAPKLFPVAYNLIKHFLCEETRSKLIVLGGNWQEVLRQHVDASQLPGVYGGTRTDPDGDPRCRTMINYGGTVPRSFYVQNSIKVQYDAVATVGRGSVMRLEYRVVAPRSLLRWQFASEGSDIGFGVYRRVEGETDDVSPVLPSQRYNAHLVPEDNAITCPEPGVCECGVQMQTNQHKRTVSLFGMSSFHEPYSYIWGEKT, encoded by the exons ATGAGCGTAGGAGATTTGAGCATCAGACAAGCCGATTTGCTAATGCAG TTTCGGGACAGAATCCGAGACGTCCTTCCTGAACTTCCCGCTGGACACGACCGCTACCTGCTCCGCTGGCTCCGAG CCCGCAACTTCAACATTCCCAAAGCTGAAGCGATGATTAGGAAG CACGTGGACTTCAGGAAGGACATGAAAGTGGACAGTCTGATCGAGGACTGGATGCCTCCGGAG GTGATCGCGCGCTACCTCTCGGGGGGCATGTGCGGCCACGACAAGGAGGGCAGTCCCATCTGGTACGACCTGGTGGGCCCGCTGGACCCCAAAGGCCTTCTGATGTCGGCTAGCAAGCAGGACTTGATGAGGACTAAGATCAGGAACATCGAGATGCTGCAGAGGGAATGTCGAGAGCAGTCCCGCAAG TTGGGAATCAACGTGGAGTCCATCACGCTGATCTACGACTGCGAGGGCCTGGGCTTCAAGCACATGTGGAAGCCTGCCATCGAGACTTACGGCGAGGTTTGTCCTTTGTCGGTCGTCTCCTTTGACCCGTCTGACGGACGTGCCGGCTTGTCGCAGATCCTCACCATGTTCGAGGACAACTACCCAGAAGCGCTCAAGAGGGTTTTTCTCATAAAAG CTCCCAAACTCTTTCCCGTCGCCTACAACTTGATCAAGCACTTCCTGTGCGAAGAGACGCGAAGCAAGCTGATCGTCCTAGGGG GTAACTGGCAAGAAGTCCTTCGTCAACACGTGGACGCTTCGCAGCTTCCGGGGGTATACGGTGGAACGCGGACCGACCCGGACGGTGACCCTCGCTGCAGAACCATG ATCAACTACGGTGGCACGGTGCCCCGGTCTTTCTACGTCCAGAATTCCATCAAGGTCCAGTACGACGCGGTGGCGACCGTCGGCCGTGGCAGCGTCATGCGGCTGGAGTATCGTGTGGTCGCCCCCCGCAGCCTATTGAG GTGGCAGTTCGCCAGCGAAGGGTCCGACATCGGCTTCGGCGTGTACAGGCGTGTGGAGGGGGAGACGGACGACGTGTCACCAGTGCTTCCCAGTCAGCGCTACAACGCCCACCTGGTGCCAGAAGACAACGCCATCACCTGTCCGGAACCTGGAGTGTGTGAGTGTGGCGTGCAAATGCAAACAAATCAACACAAACGCACAGTCTCTTTATTTGGAATGTCCTCATTTCATGAACCATATTCAtatatttggggggaaaaaacttga
- the sec14l7 gene encoding SEC14-like protein 2 isoform X4 → MSVGDLSIRQADLLMQFRDRIRDVLPELPAGHDRYLLRWLRARNFNIPKAEAMIRKHVDFRKDMKVDSLIEDWMPPEVIARYLSGGMCGHDKEGSPIWYDLVGPLDPKGLLMSASKQDLMRTKIRNIEMLQRECREQSRKLGINVESITLIYDCEGLGFKHMWKPAIETYGEILTMFEDNYPEALKRVFLIKAPKLFPVAYNLIKHFLCEETRSKLIVLGGNWQEVLRQHVDASQLPGVYGGTRTDPDGDPRCRTMINYGGTVPRSFYVQNSIKVQYDAVATVGRGSVMRLEYRVVAPRSLLRWQFASEGSDIGFGVYRRVEGETDDVSPVLPSQRYNAHLVPEDNAITCPEPGVYVLCFDNSYSILRSKRVSYTVEVLPASP, encoded by the exons ATGAGCGTAGGAGATTTGAGCATCAGACAAGCCGATTTGCTAATGCAG TTTCGGGACAGAATCCGAGACGTCCTTCCTGAACTTCCCGCTGGACACGACCGCTACCTGCTCCGCTGGCTCCGAG CCCGCAACTTCAACATTCCCAAAGCTGAAGCGATGATTAGGAAG CACGTGGACTTCAGGAAGGACATGAAAGTGGACAGTCTGATCGAGGACTGGATGCCTCCGGAG GTGATCGCGCGCTACCTCTCGGGGGGCATGTGCGGCCACGACAAGGAGGGCAGTCCCATCTGGTACGACCTGGTGGGCCCGCTGGACCCCAAAGGCCTTCTGATGTCGGCTAGCAAGCAGGACTTGATGAGGACTAAGATCAGGAACATCGAGATGCTGCAGAGGGAATGTCGAGAGCAGTCCCGCAAG TTGGGAATCAACGTGGAGTCCATCACGCTGATCTACGACTGCGAGGGCCTGGGCTTCAAGCACATGTGGAAGCCTGCCATCGAGACTTACGGCGAG ATCCTCACCATGTTCGAGGACAACTACCCAGAAGCGCTCAAGAGGGTTTTTCTCATAAAAG CTCCCAAACTCTTTCCCGTCGCCTACAACTTGATCAAGCACTTCCTGTGCGAAGAGACGCGAAGCAAGCTGATCGTCCTAGGGG GTAACTGGCAAGAAGTCCTTCGTCAACACGTGGACGCTTCGCAGCTTCCGGGGGTATACGGTGGAACGCGGACCGACCCGGACGGTGACCCTCGCTGCAGAACCATG ATCAACTACGGTGGCACGGTGCCCCGGTCTTTCTACGTCCAGAATTCCATCAAGGTCCAGTACGACGCGGTGGCGACCGTCGGCCGTGGCAGCGTCATGCGGCTGGAGTATCGTGTGGTCGCCCCCCGCAGCCTATTGAG GTGGCAGTTCGCCAGCGAAGGGTCCGACATCGGCTTCGGCGTGTACAGGCGTGTGGAGGGGGAGACGGACGACGTGTCACCAGTGCTTCCCAGTCAGCGCTACAACGCCCACCTGGTGCCAGAAGACAACGCCATCACCTGTCCGGAACCTGGAGTGT ACGTCTTGTGTTTCGACAACAGCTACAGCATCCTGCGGTCCAAGCGGGTCAGCTACACGGTGGAAGTGCTTCCCGCGTCACCCTGA
- the sec14l7 gene encoding SEC14-like protein 2 isoform X3: MSVGDLSIRQADLLMQFRDRIRDVLPELPAGHDRYLLRWLRARNFNIPKAEAMIRKHVDFRKDMKVDSLIEDWMPPEVIARYLSGGMCGHDKEGSPIWYDLVGPLDPKGLLMSASKQDLMRTKIRNIEMLQRECREQSRKLGINVESITLIYDCEGLGFKHMWKPAIETYGEILTMFEDNYPEALKRVFLIKAPKLFPVAYNLIKHFLCEETRSKLIVLGGNWQEVLRQHVDASQLPGVYGGTRTDPDGDPRCRTMINYGGTVPRSFYVQNSIKVQYDAVATVGRGSVMRLEYRVVAPRSLLRWQFASEGSDIGFGVYRRVEGETDDVSPVLPSQRYNAHLVPEDNAITCPEPGVCECGVQMQTNQHKRTVSLFGMSSFHEPYSYIWGEKT, from the exons ATGAGCGTAGGAGATTTGAGCATCAGACAAGCCGATTTGCTAATGCAG TTTCGGGACAGAATCCGAGACGTCCTTCCTGAACTTCCCGCTGGACACGACCGCTACCTGCTCCGCTGGCTCCGAG CCCGCAACTTCAACATTCCCAAAGCTGAAGCGATGATTAGGAAG CACGTGGACTTCAGGAAGGACATGAAAGTGGACAGTCTGATCGAGGACTGGATGCCTCCGGAG GTGATCGCGCGCTACCTCTCGGGGGGCATGTGCGGCCACGACAAGGAGGGCAGTCCCATCTGGTACGACCTGGTGGGCCCGCTGGACCCCAAAGGCCTTCTGATGTCGGCTAGCAAGCAGGACTTGATGAGGACTAAGATCAGGAACATCGAGATGCTGCAGAGGGAATGTCGAGAGCAGTCCCGCAAG TTGGGAATCAACGTGGAGTCCATCACGCTGATCTACGACTGCGAGGGCCTGGGCTTCAAGCACATGTGGAAGCCTGCCATCGAGACTTACGGCGAG ATCCTCACCATGTTCGAGGACAACTACCCAGAAGCGCTCAAGAGGGTTTTTCTCATAAAAG CTCCCAAACTCTTTCCCGTCGCCTACAACTTGATCAAGCACTTCCTGTGCGAAGAGACGCGAAGCAAGCTGATCGTCCTAGGGG GTAACTGGCAAGAAGTCCTTCGTCAACACGTGGACGCTTCGCAGCTTCCGGGGGTATACGGTGGAACGCGGACCGACCCGGACGGTGACCCTCGCTGCAGAACCATG ATCAACTACGGTGGCACGGTGCCCCGGTCTTTCTACGTCCAGAATTCCATCAAGGTCCAGTACGACGCGGTGGCGACCGTCGGCCGTGGCAGCGTCATGCGGCTGGAGTATCGTGTGGTCGCCCCCCGCAGCCTATTGAG GTGGCAGTTCGCCAGCGAAGGGTCCGACATCGGCTTCGGCGTGTACAGGCGTGTGGAGGGGGAGACGGACGACGTGTCACCAGTGCTTCCCAGTCAGCGCTACAACGCCCACCTGGTGCCAGAAGACAACGCCATCACCTGTCCGGAACCTGGAGTGTGTGAGTGTGGCGTGCAAATGCAAACAAATCAACACAAACGCACAGTCTCTTTATTTGGAATGTCCTCATTTCATGAACCATATTCAtatatttggggggaaaaaacttga